AACAAAGTAGATAAAGAAAACTGTACTCCTGACATCGTTCACGAAAAAGTTTTTGACTTAATGTTTGCTTTAGAAGCTACTGAAGAGCAGTTAGATTTTACTACTGTTTACGGTTCTGCTAAGAACAACTGGATGAGTACTGACTGGAAAAATGAAACTGATAATATCGTACCTTTATTAGATGCTGTATTAGAATCTATTCCTGCTACTAAGTATAACGAAGGAACTCCTCAAATGCAAATTACTTCTTTAGATTTTTCTTCTTTTACAGGAAGAATTGCTATTGGACGTATTTTCCGTGGAGATTTAGAAGCTGGTAAAGATTACATGTTATGTAAAGCTGACGGTACTAATAAAAAAGTAAGAATTAAAGAATTACACGTATTCGAAGGAATGGGTAAAGTTCAAGTTGATAAAGTTCCTTGTGGAGATATCTGTGCTATTACAGGTATTGAAGGATTCGAAATTGGTGATACTATCGCTGATTTAGAAAACCCAGAAGCATTACCAAGAACAGAAATTGACCAGCCTACTATGAGTATGTTGTTTACAATTAACAACTCTCCTTTCTTCGGAAAAGAAGGTAAATTTGTAACTTCTCGTCATATTCGTGACCGTCTGTTTAAAGAATTAGAAAAGAATTTAGCTTTAAAAGTTGAAACTACTGATTCTGAAGATAAATTTAACGTTTTTGGACGTGGAGTATTACATTTATCTGTATTGATTGAAACAATGCGTCGTGAAGGATATGAATTACAAGTGGGAAGACCACAAGTAATTATTAAAATGGTAGATGGTAAGAAACATGAGCCAATGGAAACATTGTCTATTGATGTACCAGAAGATGTTGCTTCTAAAGCGATTAACTTAGTATCTCTTAGAAAAGGAGATATGTTAGTTATGGAGCCTAAAGGAGATTTACAACATTTAGAATTTTCTATCCCTTCTCGTGGATTAATTGGTTTAAGAAACAAGATTTTAACAGCAACTGGAGGTGCAGCAATTATTAACCACAGATTTAGTGAATATGGTCCTTATAAAGGAGACTTTACTGAAGAAGTAAAAGGAGCTATCGTTTCTGCAGCAACTGGTAAAGCTACTGCTTATGCGTTAAACCGTTTACAAGATAGAGGTAAGTTTTTTATTGATGTAAATCAAGAAATTTATGTTGGACAGGTAATTGGTGAAAACAGCAAATCTGATGAGATGGCTGTAAACTTAATTAAAGGAAAGCAATTAACAAACATGCGTAAATCTGGAACAGATGATGCTATGAAAATTGCTCCAAAAATTGATTTTTCTTTAGAGGAAAACATGGAATACATTAAAGCTGATGAGTACTTAGAAGTTACTCCATTAAGTTTACGTATGCGTAAAATTAACTTTAAAGCATAATTTTAACAAATTATATTTTAAAATTTTATATAAAAAACCACCTATTTATAGGTGGTTTTTGTTGTTTTAATAGTAACATGATTACTTTTTCTTGGAAATAACTCTTTTTCTCTTTCATTAATTGTAGTATAATCAATAGATGTCATTAAAGGGAAATTAACAGATTGTTGTAAAGAAATTACTTTTTTTCTTAAAGAAGCTTCTGAATCAAATATTCTAGCAAGGTTTGCGTGTAATTCAAATGAATTGTCTTCTTTTTCTTTTTCACTATCTAAATCAGAACGTTTTAATAATTCAATATTTTGACAAGAATTATTATCTAAAATGGTTTTTAAAATAGTTTTATCTGTTCCTCCTAATGAATGACCGATTACTAAAACATCATATCCATCTTTAAAAGCAGCTAATTGATTAAGAACTTTTCTGTAATTTTTGCTTTTTAAATAATCAAAAGTTTTAAAATATTTTAAAAAATCATTATTTTTACTAGCTTTCATTTGTTGATACATTTCGTCTGTATCATCTCCATAACCAAAAATAATATCTTCGGATAAACTATTGTGAATATGTATGTTGGAATTAATATTCGCCAAATCACGATAACAGTTTATAGTATTTGTATAATTAAAATTAATGAAAGAGATATTTTCTCTATCGATAAAATGATTTTCAAAAGAATTATTTACAGAACCACTCCATGTTGGTTTTATTTTATCGTTTAAATATTTTTTTAAGGCTTCTTTTATTTCTTGTAAATTTTTATTAAGTATGTCTAATTCTTCATTATGATTTTCTTTTGGTGAATTATAAATACCTTTTAATTCTTCATAATATGCTTGTTCTATGTCAAACCAGTTTTCAAAGGAATTTGAATATAGTTTCCCCAGTAATTTGTTAGATATTAAAAGTTTAATATAGTCATTGTTAGAATTTAAACATTGTAAAACTTCATTTATATTCTGATTAGATATATGATTTAAAAGGTTTTTAAGCCAGTCTAATTCTAATTCATTATAGCTAAATGCCACAGTAGTACCTTTATATTTAATTATATTTTTGTTTTGAACAAACTTGTTATTTAAAAAGTGCTTTTTAGAACTGTTACTATCTAAGTTTAATAACTCATCAACAATAATTTCTTCTAAATAATAATTAGCAAAATCGTTATAACTTGTTTTTAATCCGTGGGCTAAATCAAAGCCATTACCGATAATTACAATTAAATTTTTACTTTTTTTCTGTCATGAGTTTTTAAAGTAAATATATTAACTTTTTAAATTAATTTGTTTAATTTTTATTTTTCCTTGTGAGATATCAAAAAAAAACAAATATTTGCAGTAAGAATAAAGAACATGAATTTTAATCAAGTACATCATCATCATTCTCATATTTGCACTCAGGCGAACTAAAGATGTATTGACTAAAAACAACATATATTTTAAACCCGTTTGAGCAAATCAAGCGGGTTTTTTATTTTTAAAAAATAAAGTAAACTACACGTTAAAAATTTGCTCAAATTAAATTGATAAATAAAAATTAAGATGAGTAAATTAAGAATTGCAATTCAGAAATCAGGAAGATTAAACGAAGATTCATTAAGTCTTTTAAAAAATTGTGGTATTTCTATCGATAATGGAAAAGACCAATTAAAAGCCGTAGCAAGTAATTTTCCTTTAGAAGTTTTTTATCTTCGAAATGGCGATATTCCTCAATATTTAAAAGATGGTGTTGTCGATATTGCTATTATTGGTGAAAATTTATTAATTGAAAAAGGAGGAGATATTGAGTTCATTGAAAAATTAGGTTTTTCTAAGTGTAAAGTATCTTTAGCAATTCCTAAAGGTGATGAATACACAGGATTATCTTATTTTCAAGATAAGAGAATAGCAACATCATACCCGAATACAGTTCAAAATTTTCTGAAATCAAAAAATATTACTTCTCAATTACACATCATTAACGGTTCTGTTGAAATTGCTCCAAATATTGGATTGGCAGACGGTATTTGTGATATTGTATCAAGCGGATCAACTTTATTTAAAAATAATTTAAAAGAAGTAGAAGTTATTTTAAGATCGGAAGCTGTTTTAGCGGTTTCTCCGAAATTAGAAGCATCTCAAAAAGAATTATTAGATAAACTTCAATTTAGAATTCAATCAGTTTTAAAAGGAAGACGTTCGAAATATATTTTATTAAACGCGCCGAATGATAAATTAGAAAAAATCATCAATATTTTACCAGGAATGAGAAGTCCTACGGTATTACCATTGTCTGAAAAAGGATGGAGTTCTGTACACTCTGTTTTAGATAAAAATGAAGTTTGGGAAATTATAGACGAGCTTAAAAAGAATGGAGCAGAAGGTATTTTAGTATGCCCGATTGAAAAAATGGTTGTTTAAAAAGCAAAGATAACAAAATGAAGATTATACAGTATCCTCAAAGAAAAGATTGGAAACCTCTTTGTAAAAGAGCAACTTTTAACGAAAATAGTTTACAAGAAACAGTACAAGCTGTACTAAAAGATGTAAAACTTAATAAAAACGAAGCATTAACAAAATATGCAGCATTATTTGATAAAGTAGCAATTTCTTCTTTTGAAGTAACAGCTACAGAAATCGAAGAAGCTGATAAATTAGTTAGTTCGGAGTTAAAAGAAGCAATTCAATTAGCAAAAAGTAACATTGAAGTTTTTCATAATTCTCAAAAAGAGGAAGAGAAAAAAGTAGTTACTACTGCAGGTGTTACTTGTTGGCGTAAAAGTGTTGCTATCGAAAAAGTTGGTTTGTATATTCCAGGAGGATCTGCACCTTTATTTTCAACTATTTTAATGCTAGCAACTCCTGCAAAAATAGCAGGTTGTAAAGAAATCGTATTGTGTACGCCTCCAAATAAAGAAGGAAAAGTTCACCCTGCAATTTTATATACGGCGGCATTAGTTGGCGTTACCAAAATTTTTAAAGTTGGTGGAGCTCAGGCTATTGCAGCAATGGCGTACGGTACAGAAACTATTCCTAGTGTGTATAAAATATTAGGTCCAGGAAATCAGTATGTAACAAAAGCGAAAGAATTAGTTCAGCAAGAAGGGCTTTCTATTGATATGCCAGCAGGACCAAGTGAAGTTTTGGTTATTGCAGATGAAACTTCAAATGCGGCATTTGTAGCTGCTGATTTATTATCACAAGCAGAACACGGAGCAGATAGTCAAGCAGTTTTAGTAACAACTTCATTAGAAGTTTCAGAAAATGTACTTGCCGAAGTAGCGAAGCAAGTAAAAGTATTACCTAGAAGAGAAACTGCCGAAAAAGCATTAGAAAACAGTTTTGTAGTTGTTTTAAATTCTTCGGATGAAATGATTGATTTTAGTAATGTATATGCACCAGAACATTTAATTATTGCTTCTGAAAATGCATCAATATATATTGATAAAATAATTAATGCAGGTTCAGTATTTTTAGGAAATTATAGTTGTGAAAGTGCAGGTGATTACGCAAGTGGTACAAATCACACTTTACCAACAAACGGGTATGCAAAAAATTATAGTGGTGTTTCTTTAGATAGTTTTATCAAAAAAATTACTTTTCAGGAAGTAACAAAACAAGGAATAGCTACTATCGGAAAAGCAATAGAATTAATGGCAGAAGCCGAAGGTTTACAAGCACACAAAAATGCTGTTACTTTAAGATTAAAAGATATTGAAAATGTTTAATTTAGATAAAATAGTTCGCCCAAATATTCAGAAATTAAAGGCGTATTCATCAGCAAGAGATGAATTTAAAGGAACTGCAGAAGTATATTTAGATGCAAATGAAAATCCTTTTGGAGTTTTAAATAGATATCCTGATCCTAGACAAATAAAAATTAAAGAACGATTATCAGTAATTAAAAAAGTTGCTGAAAATCAAATTTTTATAGGAAATGGTAGTGATGAAGTAATTGATTTAGCATTCAGAATTTTCTGTGAACCAGGAAAAGATAAAGCCTTAACATTTTCGCCTACTTATGGTATGTACGATGTTTCTGCAGGTATTAACGATGTTGAGTTGATTAAACAACCTTTGGTAAATGATTTTCAAATAAGTTTGAACCAATTAGAACCATATTTAGATATGGAAGAGGTGAAAATTATATTTATTTGTTCGCCAAATAATCCAACAGGTAATTGTTTCGATGATGAAACGATTGAATATATATTGGAAAATTTTAATGGAGTAGTAATTATTGATGAAGCTTATATTGATTTTAGTTCAAGAGCTTCTTATAGTACTAAATTAGAGAAATATCCAAATTTAATTGTAAGCCAAACTTTTAGTAAAGCTTGGGGATTGGCAGGAGTAAGAGTTGGTGCAGCATACGCAAATTCGGAAGTTATCGATTTGTATAATAAAGT
The Tenacibaculum pacificus DNA segment above includes these coding regions:
- the typA gene encoding translational GTPase TypA; translated protein: MQPIRNIAIIAHVDHGKTTLVDKIIDQAKILDDRKERTDLLLDNNDLERERGITILSKNVSVNYKNTKINVIDTPGHADFGGEVERVLKMADGVLLLVDAFEGPMPQTRFVLGKALELGLTPIVVVNKVDKENCTPDIVHEKVFDLMFALEATEEQLDFTTVYGSAKNNWMSTDWKNETDNIVPLLDAVLESIPATKYNEGTPQMQITSLDFSSFTGRIAIGRIFRGDLEAGKDYMLCKADGTNKKVRIKELHVFEGMGKVQVDKVPCGDICAITGIEGFEIGDTIADLENPEALPRTEIDQPTMSMLFTINNSPFFGKEGKFVTSRHIRDRLFKELEKNLALKVETTDSEDKFNVFGRGVLHLSVLIETMRREGYELQVGRPQVIIKMVDGKKHEPMETLSIDVPEDVASKAINLVSLRKGDMLVMEPKGDLQHLEFSIPSRGLIGLRNKILTATGGAAIINHRFSEYGPYKGDFTEEVKGAIVSAATGKATAYALNRLQDRGKFFIDVNQEIYVGQVIGENSKSDEMAVNLIKGKQLTNMRKSGTDDAMKIAPKIDFSLEENMEYIKADEYLEVTPLSLRMRKINFKA
- a CDS encoding AbiH family protein, translating into MVIIGNGFDLAHGLKTSYNDFANYYLEEIIVDELLNLDSNSSKKHFLNNKFVQNKNIIKYKGTTVAFSYNELELDWLKNLLNHISNQNINEVLQCLNSNNDYIKLLISNKLLGKLYSNSFENWFDIEQAYYEELKGIYNSPKENHNEELDILNKNLQEIKEALKKYLNDKIKPTWSGSVNNSFENHFIDRENISFINFNYTNTINCYRDLANINSNIHIHNSLSEDIIFGYGDDTDEMYQQMKASKNNDFLKYFKTFDYLKSKNYRKVLNQLAAFKDGYDVLVIGHSLGGTDKTILKTILDNNSCQNIELLKRSDLDSEKEKEDNSFELHANLARIFDSEASLRKKVISLQQSVNFPLMTSIDYTTINEREKELFPRKSNHVTIKTTKTTYK
- the hisG gene encoding ATP phosphoribosyltransferase; translation: MSKLRIAIQKSGRLNEDSLSLLKNCGISIDNGKDQLKAVASNFPLEVFYLRNGDIPQYLKDGVVDIAIIGENLLIEKGGDIEFIEKLGFSKCKVSLAIPKGDEYTGLSYFQDKRIATSYPNTVQNFLKSKNITSQLHIINGSVEIAPNIGLADGICDIVSSGSTLFKNNLKEVEVILRSEAVLAVSPKLEASQKELLDKLQFRIQSVLKGRRSKYILLNAPNDKLEKIINILPGMRSPTVLPLSEKGWSSVHSVLDKNEVWEIIDELKKNGAEGILVCPIEKMVV
- the hisD gene encoding histidinol dehydrogenase, which gives rise to MKIIQYPQRKDWKPLCKRATFNENSLQETVQAVLKDVKLNKNEALTKYAALFDKVAISSFEVTATEIEEADKLVSSELKEAIQLAKSNIEVFHNSQKEEEKKVVTTAGVTCWRKSVAIEKVGLYIPGGSAPLFSTILMLATPAKIAGCKEIVLCTPPNKEGKVHPAILYTAALVGVTKIFKVGGAQAIAAMAYGTETIPSVYKILGPGNQYVTKAKELVQQEGLSIDMPAGPSEVLVIADETSNAAFVAADLLSQAEHGADSQAVLVTTSLEVSENVLAEVAKQVKVLPRRETAEKALENSFVVVLNSSDEMIDFSNVYAPEHLIIASENASIYIDKIINAGSVFLGNYSCESAGDYASGTNHTLPTNGYAKNYSGVSLDSFIKKITFQEVTKQGIATIGKAIELMAEAEGLQAHKNAVTLRLKDIENV
- the hisC gene encoding histidinol-phosphate transaminase; protein product: MFNLDKIVRPNIQKLKAYSSARDEFKGTAEVYLDANENPFGVLNRYPDPRQIKIKERLSVIKKVAENQIFIGNGSDEVIDLAFRIFCEPGKDKALTFSPTYGMYDVSAGINDVELIKQPLVNDFQISLNQLEPYLDMEEVKIIFICSPNNPTGNCFDDETIEYILENFNGVVIIDEAYIDFSSRASYSTKLEKYPNLIVSQTFSKAWGLAGVRVGAAYANSEVIDLYNKVKPPYNVSTLNQEAVVASLDNLAQFEINKNIIINEKETLIKELSDIKLVKKIYPTEANFILIEVTDANVIYNKLVADKIITRNRNTLVDNCLRITVGSIDENKRLITALKSI